A region from the Candidatus Methylomirabilis sp. genome encodes:
- the rpsF gene encoding 30S ribosomal protein S6, with translation MNQHEVIIILDPALTEDGVETEISGVREVVAKKGGEVLEVQKWGKKRLAYEVKKRREGHYVLMKVGGMGGVVADLDRHFRITEAILKGMVVRAEEPRGRRFKAKSQAVLEGSTVTTTQEVGDGEL, from the coding sequence GTGAACCAGCACGAGGTCATTATCATTCTGGACCCAGCCCTCACGGAGGATGGTGTTGAGACAGAGATCAGCGGAGTTCGCGAGGTTGTGGCTAAAAAAGGGGGGGAGGTGCTGGAGGTTCAAAAGTGGGGGAAAAAGCGACTGGCCTACGAGGTGAAGAAGCGGCGGGAGGGCCACTATGTCCTGATGAAGGTGGGTGGCATGGGCGGAGTTGTGGCTGATCTCGATCGGCATTTTCGGATCACTGAGGCTATCCTGAAAGGAATGGTAGTCAGGGCTGAGGAGCCGCGTGGGAGGCGCTTTAAGGCGAAGTCGCAAGCCGTACTCGAGGGTAGTACCGTGACAACTACCCAGGAGGTCGGGGATGGTGAGCTTTAA